The proteins below are encoded in one region of Triticum aestivum cultivar Chinese Spring chromosome 1B, IWGSC CS RefSeq v2.1, whole genome shotgun sequence:
- the LOC123106942 gene encoding transcription factor IIIA isoform X2, whose protein sequence is MCPMEGCNRKFSIKGNIQRHVEEFHEDGPQRGGKKEFICPEANCGKAFKYASKLQKHEESHVNLDYTEVICCEPGCMKTFTNVECLKAHNQSSHQYVQCDICDTKQLKKNFKRHQRMHEGSFVTERIKCNFKDCKRSFSKKSNLHKHIKAVHEQSRPFTCGFSGCGQKFSYKHVRDNHEKSSVHVLFEGDFVEADEQLRPHPGGRKRKPISVDTFMRKRVAAPDAPPAYSDGTEYLRWLLSG, encoded by the exons ATGTGCCCTATGGAAGGATGCAACCGTAAGTTCAGTATCAAGGGTAATATCCAGAGACATGTTGAGGAATTTCACGAGGATGGCCCTCAGCGTGGAGGCAAGAAAGAGTTCATCTGCCCAGAGGCTAACTGTGGGAAGGCGTTCAAATATGCTTCCAAGCTACAGAAACACGAGGAATCACATG TCAACTTGGATTACACTGAAGTTATCTGCTGCGAACCAGGCTGCATGAAGACTTTTACTAATGTGGAATGCCTCAAGGCCCATAACCAATCGTCTCATCAGTATGTTCAGTGTGATATCTGTGACACTAAACAGCTTAAGAAGAACTTCAAGCGGCATCAGCGAATGCATGAAGGTTCGTTTGTCACTGAGAGGATTAAATGCAACTTCAAGGATTGCAAGCGCTCATTTTCAAAG AAATCCAATTTGCACAAGCATATTAAGGCAGTTCATGAGCAGAGTAGACCTTTCACATGTGGATTCTCTGGGTGCGGCCAGAAGTTTTCGTACAAGCATGTAAGGGACAATCATGAGAAATCTAGTGTTCACGTGCTTTTTGAG GGCGATTTTGTGGAGGCTGATGAGCAACTCCGACCTCATCCAGGCGGCCGCAAGAGGAAGCCCATTTCAGTCGATACTTTTATGCGGAAGAGGGTAGCTGCTCCTGATGCTCCCCCTGCTTACAGTGATGGAACTGAGTATCTGAGATGGCTTTTGTCAGGTTGA
- the LOC123106967 gene encoding uncharacterized protein, which yields MGLTSAKGIALTVSLFGLLAFLLGVVAENKKPPYGTPIKVKDVVICKFPSDPTIAMGSLSIVALVLAAFIGHVAIFYPYKGKSVPRGALFQSTSLSVFFVIAELVSALAFAMLLWATITEGHHRTSNIHHDMDTLCPTAKTGLFGGAAFLALDAALFWLVCQMLALNARADYLDEDEDEDDKGEYGQVYATDADGTKV from the exons ATGGGTTTGACTTCGGCAAAGGGGATCGCCCTCACCGTCTCCTTGTTTGGCCTCCTCGCGTTTCTGCTCGGCGTCGTCGCAGAAAACAAAAAG CCTCCTTATGGAACTCCTATCAAGGTAAAGGATGTTGTCATCTGCAAGTTCCCGAGTGACCCAACGATTGCAATGGGAAGCCTGTCCATTGTGGCACTTGTGTTAGCTGCTTTCATTGGGCACGTTGCCATCTTTTACCCGTACAAGGGCAAGTCGGTTCCTCGTGGAGCGTTATTTCAGAGCACCAGCTTGTCTGTGTTCTTTGTTATTGCTGA GCTGGTGTCAGCTCTGGCTTTTGCAATGCTGCTCTGGGCAACGATCACAGAGGGTCACCATCGCACCAGTAACATTCACCATGACATGGATACCCTGTGCCCCACCGCAAAGACCGGCCTCTTTGGAGGCGCCGCTTTCCTGGCCCTTGACGCTGCTCTGTTCTGGCTTGTTTGCCAGATGCTGGCCCTTAATGCGAGGGCCGACTAtctggatgaggatgaggatgaggatgacaagGGCGAATATGGCCAGGTTTATGCTACTGATGCTGATGGCACGAAGGTCTGA
- the LOC123106942 gene encoding transcription factor IIIA isoform X1: protein MFRYGCVKHWIPRTPKCQKALNGPVSGRGDPPEKLHQECLIHALPQRPFACHVDGCPFSYSRKDHLNRHLLTHQGKLFMCPMEGCNRKFSIKGNIQRHVEEFHEDGPQRGGKKEFICPEANCGKAFKYASKLQKHEESHVNLDYTEVICCEPGCMKTFTNVECLKAHNQSSHQYVQCDICDTKQLKKNFKRHQRMHEGSFVTERIKCNFKDCKRSFSKKSNLHKHIKAVHEQSRPFTCGFSGCGQKFSYKHVRDNHEKSSVHVLFEGDFVEADEQLRPHPGGRKRKPISVDTFMRKRVAAPDAPPAYSDGTEYLRWLLSG, encoded by the exons ATGTTCAGATATGGATGTGTGAAGCATTGGATCCCAAGAACTCCAAAATGCCAGAAGGCCTTGAATGGACCAGTATCAGGAAGGGGAGACCCTCCTGAGAAGCTCCATCAAGAATGCCTCATTCACGCGCTTCCTCAG AGACCCTTTGCCTGCCATGTAGATGGTTGCCCTTTCAGCTATAGCAGGAAGGACCATTTGAACCGCCATCTACTTACTCATCAAGGAAAACTATTCATGTGCCCTATGGAAGGATGCAACCGTAAGTTCAGTATCAAGGGTAATATCCAGAGACATGTTGAGGAATTTCACGAGGATGGCCCTCAGCGTGGAGGCAAGAAAGAGTTCATCTGCCCAGAGGCTAACTGTGGGAAGGCGTTCAAATATGCTTCCAAGCTACAGAAACACGAGGAATCACATG TCAACTTGGATTACACTGAAGTTATCTGCTGCGAACCAGGCTGCATGAAGACTTTTACTAATGTGGAATGCCTCAAGGCCCATAACCAATCGTCTCATCAGTATGTTCAGTGTGATATCTGTGACACTAAACAGCTTAAGAAGAACTTCAAGCGGCATCAGCGAATGCATGAAGGTTCGTTTGTCACTGAGAGGATTAAATGCAACTTCAAGGATTGCAAGCGCTCATTTTCAAAG AAATCCAATTTGCACAAGCATATTAAGGCAGTTCATGAGCAGAGTAGACCTTTCACATGTGGATTCTCTGGGTGCGGCCAGAAGTTTTCGTACAAGCATGTAAGGGACAATCATGAGAAATCTAGTGTTCACGTGCTTTTTGAG GGCGATTTTGTGGAGGCTGATGAGCAACTCCGACCTCATCCAGGCGGCCGCAAGAGGAAGCCCATTTCAGTCGATACTTTTATGCGGAAGAGGGTAGCTGCTCCTGATGCTCCCCCTGCTTACAGTGATGGAACTGAGTATCTGAGATGGCTTTTGTCAGGTTGA